In Pyricularia oryzae 70-15 chromosome 2, whole genome shotgun sequence, one genomic interval encodes:
- a CDS encoding exosome complex exonuclease RRP45, with the protein MPREAEPSLNEKAFLLQALQQNLRLDGRDIDEYRPIKLSFGDEYGLVEVEFGKTRIVAKASAEVTIPYTDRPFDGIFNIVTELSPMASPAFEVNRPTETEVLLSRLLEKTIRRSNALDTESLCLVAGQKCWSIRVDVHAESHDGNLIDASCLAVVAALRHFRKPDTSIEGEVVTVYTPAEREPVPLSWLHSPFCVTFSFFGDLGDMFVVDANWLEEQVRVSSCTISLNRHGEICQIAKLGGTAVEAVTLLQCNAVALVKAKDFSKLLDDKLAEDANKRDRGGLLAELSAENER; encoded by the exons ATGCCGCGCGAAGCAGAACCTTCGCTGAACGAAAAGGCGTTCCTGCTTCAGGCGCTGCAGCAGAATTTACGACTTGACGGGCGTGATATAGACGAATACCGACCCATAAAGTTGTCTTTTGGTGACGAATATGGACTCGTTGAGGTTGAATTTGGCAAAACAAG AATTGTCGCAAAAGCTTCGGCCGAAGTCACAATACCATATACCGACCGCCCCTTCGATGGAATCTTCAATATCGTCACAGAGCTCAGTCCAATGGCATCCCCCGCCTTTGAGGTGAACCGCCCGACCGAGACCGAAGTCCTCCTGTCCCGACTGCTCGAGAAGACGATCCGGCGATCCAACGCGCTCGACACCGAGTCTCTGTGCCTGGTCGCGGGCCAAAAGTGCTGGTCCATCCGGGTGGATGTGCACGCCGAGTCCCATGACGGCAACCTGATCGATGCCTCCTGCCTCGCTGTGGTCGCCGCCCTGCGCCACTTCAGGAAACCGGACACGAGCATCGAGGGCGAGGTCGTGACCGTGTACACCCCCGCAGAGAGGGAACCCGTACCGCTGAGCTGGCTGCACTCGCCATTTTGCGTCACCTTCAGCTTCTTCGGCGACCTGGGCGACATGTTCGTCGTCGACGCCAACTGGCTCGAGGAGCAGGTCCGTGTGAGCTCCTGCACCATCAGCTTGAACCGTCACGGCGAGATTTGCCAGATCGCAAAGCTAGGAGGGACCGCCGTCGAAGCCGTCACACTGCTGCAGTGCAACGCGGTGGCGTTGGTCAAGGCCAAGGATTTCTCCAAGCTCCTAGATGATAAACTGGCAGAGGACGCAAATAAGAGGGACAGGGGCGGACTTTTGGCGGAGCTGTCGGCAGAGAACGAGAGGTGA
- a CDS encoding CaaX protease gives MPSVRGILDKLIGKKPVETPPPITTRTAVLLLILYTFVYVVPFYLSSRTRPSAQLSRDAPSVIRARITSVLISCLICSLATFYVVTKDGQISPMGALRMMGYWPVGFVETAKSLVLTMLLFLGPLFEYFVVERGWREWIALTPVYELFGEWTTWRNIVAGPVTEEILFRSAGIPLMLLAKTSVTKTIFLTPIIFGLAHMNHFYEFRISHPQVPVAAAALRSVFQFCFTTLFGAYATFVFLRGGSLLSVCLIHAFCNSMGLPRLWGRVEPSAAAGEFAEDGQTRKPKATGLTVAYYLLLVTGAVLFYQNIFLLTKSPLELAVIQ, from the exons ATGCCTTCTGTACGAGGCATTCTCGACAAGCTCATTGGCAAGAAGC CGGTAGAGACTCCACCACCGATCACCACCCGTACCGCCGTCCTCCTCCTT ATCCTCTATACTTTCGTCTACGTGGTGCCGTTCTATCTCTCATCCCGCACGAGGCCGTCTGCCCAGCTATCCCGTGATGCCCCGTCCGTAATCCGGGCCCGCATCACCTCGGTGCTGATATCCTGCCTGATCTGCTCTCTGGCCACATTTTACGTCGTCACCAAGGATGGCCAGATTTCGCCGATGGGTGCCTTGCGGATGATGGGCTACTGGCCCGTGGGTTTTGTCGAGACCGCCAAATCTCTCGTCTTGACCATGCTTCTCTTCTTGGGGCCGCTGTTCGAGTACTTTGTGGTCGAGCGCGGTTGGCGCGAGTGGATCGCCCTCACTCCAGTCTATGAACTATTTGGCGAGTGGACAACATGGCGTAATATCGTTGCT GGTCCCGTGACGGAGGAAATCCTCTTCCGCTCCGCCGGTATCCCTCTGATGCTGCTGGCCAAGACCTCGGTCACCAAGACCATCTTCTTGACGCCCATTATATTTGGGCTCGCCCACATGAACCACTTTTACGAATTCCGCATCTCGCATCCCCAGGTGccggtcgccgccgccgccctgagGTCCGTCTTCCAGTTCTGCTTCACGACGCTGTTCGGCGCCTACGCCACCTTTGTCTTCCTCAGGGGCGGCAGCCTGTTGAGCGTGTGCCTGATCCACGCCTTTTGCAACTCGATGGGCCTGCCCCGTCTCTGGGGCCGCGTGGAGCCATcggccgccgctggcgagTTTGCCGAAGATGGACAAACGCGCAAGCCCAAGGCCACGGGGCTCACGGTGGCCTACTACTTGCTGCTCGTGACCGGGGCCGTGCTGTTCTATCAGAACATCTTTTTGCTTACCAAGAGCCCCCTAGAGCTTGCTGTGATTCAGtag
- a CDS encoding GDP-mannose transporter: MADKKNEDFVVRMPDNGTVEKEPFLARSPPARARTGSGGGFGDSFSLARVANNPPAAILAYCLSSISMTVVNKYVVSGSEWNLNFFYLAVQAIVCIIAILFCKQIGIITNLAPFDNVKAKKWFPVSLLLVGMIYTSTKALQFLSVPVYTIFKNLTIIAIAYGEVLWFGGSVSPLALVSFGLMVLSSVVAAWADIQSAIHGGSHPSEASTAISTLNAGYAWMGMNVFCSAAYLLGMRKVIHKMNFKDWDSMFYNNLLTIPVLIVCSLIAEDWSAANLARNFPIESRNALFIGMIYSGLGAIFISYCSAWCIRVTTSTTYSMVGALNKLPIAISGLVFFSAPVTFGSVSAIVIGFISGIVYAWAKARQSSQAKSALPTQQPVMSASSQSNKDASNS, from the exons ATGGCGGACAAGAAGAACGAAGATTTTGTCGTCAGGATGCCAGACAACGGCACCGTTGAGAAGGAGCCCTTTTTGGCCCGATCGCCACCTGCTAGGGCCCGTACTGGCAGCGGCGGTGGATTCGGCGACAGCTTCTCGCTGGCCAGGGTTGCCAACAACCCTCCGGCTGCGATCCTGGCTTACTGCCTTTCCTCGATCAGCATGACTGTGGTCAACAAATATGTCGTCTCGGGAAGCGAATGGAACCTGAACTTCTTCTACCTCGCCGTTCAG GCTATTGTATGCATTATCGCCATTCTCTTCTGCAAGCAAATTGGTATCATTACGAACCTGGCGCCCTTTGATAACGTTAAGGCGAAGAAGT GGTTTCCCGTTTCGCTGCTTCTCGTCGGCATGATCTATACCAGCACCAAAGCGCTTCAATTCCTCTCAGTTCCCGTCTACACCATCTTCAAGAACTTGACCATCATCGCCATTGCGTACGGTGAGGTCCTTTGGTTTGGAGGCAGCGTCAGCCCCTTAGCATTGGTCTCGTTCGGCTTGATGGTTCTTAGCTCCGTGGTTGCTGCTTGGGCCGATATTCAGAGTGCCATCCACGGTGGCTCGCACCCGTCCGAGGCTTCTACAGCCATCTCAACCCTCAACGCCGGCTACGCTTGGATGGGTATGAACGTCTTTTGCAGTGCCGCCTACCTTCTGGGCATGCGCAAGGTCATTCACAAGATGAACTTCAAGGACTGGGACT CCATGTTCTACAACAACCTGCTCACCATCCCGGTCCTCATCGTCTGCTCCCTCATCGCCGAGGATTGGTCAGCTGCTAACTTGGCCAGGAACTTCCCTATCGAGTCCCGCAACGCGCTCTTCATTGGCATGATCTACTCGGGCCTGGGCGCTATTTTCATCTCGTACTGCTCCGCCTGGTGCATCCGCGTGACGACCTCGACGACATACTCCATGGTTGGCGCTCTCAACAAACTTCCGATTGCTATCAGCggtcttgttttcttctcgGCCCCTGTTACCTTTGGTTCCGTCTCGGCCATTGTCATTGGATTCATCAGTGGTATCGTCTACGCATGGGCCAAGGCCAGGCAATCGTCTCAGGCCAAGAGCGCGCTGCCAACACAGCAGCCCGTCATGAGCGCGAGTTCCCAGAGCAACAAGGACGCTTCGAACTCCTGA
- a CDS encoding maintenance-mitochondrial morphology protein 1, protein MTPDSCPVRPEPTLSFTQGLIVGQISVVFLIAAFIKFFIFGDPPSAEETASLRASERRSRTLAHKKSLLSLRTSNQRPGSQQQQSVLNRKKSSILRSGPPSLTIGSILNKTYYRVESHQPESLDWFNVLVAQTIAQFRSDAQHDDAILTSLTKALNGTSRPSFLDEIRVTELSLGEDFPIFSNCRIIPVDEDGLDFGPGKAFDANMATRDGGTLQARMDVDLSDMITLALETKLLLNYPKKLTAVLPVALAVSVVRFSGTLAISFIPSNPSQSTPTKMVFNFLDDYRLDFSIRSLVGSRSRLQDVPKIAQLVESRLHRWFDERCVEPRFQEIPLPSMWPRKKNARGGDDAIADVERSMSKAKGADVARDLRREVLVEAEARQAAQRDSLRYRRPRADDAFPMPGSLAVDD, encoded by the coding sequence ACTATCCTTCACGCAAGGTCTAATTGTTGGACAGATATCAGTTGTCTTTTTGATTGCAGCCTTCATCaagttttttattttcggcGATCCTCCCTCCGCAGAAGAGACGGCAAGCTTGCGCGCAAGCGAACGACGATCCCGCACACTAGCCCATAAAAAGTCACTGCTGAGCCTCAGAACATCGAATCAGCGGCCTggcagccagcagcagcaatcgGTGCTCAATAGGAAGAAATCCAGCATACTCCGATCCGGTCCGCCGTCCCTGACCATCGGCTCGATCCTCAACAAGACATACTACAGAGTTGAAAGCCACCAGCCCGAGAGCTTGGACTGGTTCAACGTGCTAGTGGCGCAGACAATCGCTCAGTTCCGCAGCGATGCCCAGCACGACGATGCTATCCTCACCTCCCTGACAAAGGCCCTCAATGGCACCAGCCGCCCTAGCTTCTTGGACGAGATCCGTGTCACCGAGCTCAGCCTGGGCGAGGACTTTCCCATATTCAGCAACTGCCGTATCATCCCAGTAGACGAGGATGGCCTTGACTTTGGGCCTGGGAAGGCCTTTGATGCAAACATGGCGACCCGCGACGGTGGCACCCTGCAGGCTCGCATGGATGTGGACCTGAGCGACATGATAACGCTTGCTCTCGAGACCAAGTTGCTTCTTAACTACCCCAAGAAGCTCACCGCTGTGCTACCCGTTGCCCTCGCTGTTTCAGTGGTGCGCTTCAGCGGCACGCTTGCTATATCATTCATCCCAAGTAACCCGAGCCAGTCCACGCCAACCAAGATGGTGTTCAACTTCCTCGACGATTACCGCCTGGATTTCTCCATCCGCAGTCTCGTCGGCAGCCGGTCGCGCCTCCAGGATGTGCCCAAGATCGCGCAGCTGGTCGAGTCGCGGCTTCACCGCTGGTTCGACGAGCGCTGCGTGGAGCCCAGGTTCCAGGAGATCCCGCTGCCTAGCATGTGGCCGCGCAAGAAGAACGCTCGGGGTGGCGACGATGCTATTGCTGACGTCGAACGTTCCATGAGCAAAGCCAAAGGCGCCGATGTTGCGCGGGACCTGAGGAGGGAGGTTTTGGTGGAGGCTGAGGCTCGCCAGGCCGCGCAGAGGGATTCCCTTAGATACAGAAGACCGCGTGCCGACGATGCTTTTCCTATGCCGGGATCACTGGCCGTGGATGATTGA
- a CDS encoding membrane-bound O-acyltransferase domain-containing protein 1 — MLPFINTPFVYISGKIGSSPDDLKLISSFLLSYPLAGLLKRVPDSKPQLKNLVSIGFALFYLVGLFDLWDGLRTIFISSAGAYALAKYMRSSPYMPWIAFVFLMGHMSANQLNRQLLAESNNDAMDITGCQMVLVMKLTAFCWNVADGLLPDDQLSSFQRDRVIRELPSLLDYTGYVLFFPSLLIGPAFDYAEYRRWLDTSMFDVPASTDPLKKAPTRKKRKIPRSATPAILKMLTGLAWILTFLNLSSYYYADFLTGPEYMRYSFPRRIFILHMFNFTARCKYYGAWSLSEGSCILAGLGYNGVDPVTGKVSWTRVQNINPLGVELAQNTRAYLENWNIKTNMWLRNYVYLRVTPRGKKPGFRASMATFVTSAVWHGFYPGYYLSFVLASFIQTVAKNCRRYFRPFFMDPTTQKALPNKRFYDIVSFFATQLTFTFATTPFLLLRLGPSILVWSRVYYYAIVGTAAGMAFFASPGKKMLRKKIEERNAKAAGKGEGRASLQRTSSTDSVNRMPVMGVSGDPEREVDDAVAEIRSEIEMRARRRSSVKMPPAK, encoded by the exons ATGCTTCCATTTATCAACACGC CGTTCGTCTACATATCGGGCAAGATAGGGTCTTCCCCCGATGACT TGAAGCTCATCAGCTCGTTTCTACTATCCTATCCACTTGCCGGACTACTCAAGCGGGTGCCAGATTCCAAACCTCAGCTCAAGAACCTTGTTAGCATAGG TTTTGCGCTTTTCTACCTCGTTGGCCTCTTTGACCTATGGGACGGTCTCCGAACAATCTTCATATCCTCCGCAGGCGCCTACGCCCTTGCCAAGTACATGCGTAGCAGCCCATATATGCCATGGATCGCATTCGTCTTCCTGATGGGCCACATGTCGGCCAACCAGCTGAATCGCCAGCTTCTTGCGGAGAGCAATAATGATGCGATGGACATCACGGGCTGCCAGATGGTCCTGGTCATGAAACTTACTGCCTTCTGCTGGAACGTAGCAGACGGACTCTTGCCCGATGATCAGCTTTCATCCTTCCAGCGCGACCGCGTGATCCGCGAGTTACCATCACTCCTCGACTATACTGGCTACGTCTTGTTCTTCCCGAGCTTGCTTATCGGCCCGGCCTTCGACTACGCCGAATACCGTCGCTGGCTCGATACCTCCATGTTCGACGTGCCTGCCAGCACCGACCCGCTCAAGAAGGCGCCCACACGCAAAAAGCGCAAGATTCCACGCTCGGCCACACCGGCCATTCTCAAGATGCTGACGGGTTTGGCGTGGATTTTGACCTTCCTCAACCTGTCGTCGTATTACTACGCCGATTTCCTTACTGGGCCCGAGTACATGCGCTACTCTTTTCCGCGGCGTATCTTCATCCTGCACATGTTCAACTTCACCGCCCGCTGCAAGTACTACGGGGCCTGGTCACTCAGCGAAGGCTCCTGCATTCTTGCAGGGCTGGGTTACAACGGCGTCGACCCCGTCACGGGCAAGGTTTCGTGGACTCGGGTGCAGAACATAAACCCTTTGGGGGTTGAATTGGCACAAAATACTCGGGCATACTTGGAGAACTGGAACATCAAGACGAACATGTGGCTCCGTAACTACGTGTATCTGAGGGTAACTCCCAGGGGTAAAAAACCCGGATTCCGCGCCAGCATGGCCACGTTTGTTACCAGCGCGGTGTGGCACGGTTTCTACCCAGGCTACTACCTCAGTTTTGTGCTGGCCAGCTTTATCCAAACCGTGGCGAAGA ACTGCCGCCGCTATTTCCGACCCTTCTTCATGGACCCCACCACGCAGAAGGCGCTACCAAACAAGCGCTTCTACGACATAGTCTCATTCTTTGCTACGCAACTAACCTTCACCTTTGCGACCACGCCATTCCTGCTCCTGCGATTGGGCCCCTCAATCCTTGTCTGGTCACGCGTGTACTATTACGCCATCGTGGGTACCGCGGCAGGAATGGCATTCTTTGCCTCGCCCGGCAAGAAGATGCTTCGGAAGAAGATTGAAGAGAGGAACGCCAAGGCCGCTGGCAAGGGAGAAGGCAGGGCGTCCCTACAGAGAACGTCCAGCACAGACAGTGTTAACCGGATGCCGGTCATGGGTGTAAGTGGGGACCCGGAGCGTGAAGTCGACGACGCGGTTGCGGAGATTAGAAGTGAGATCGAGATGCGCGCTCGCCGGAGATCCTCGGTGAAGATGCCACCGGCAAAATGA
- a CDS encoding ADP-ribosylation factor family protein — translation MYHLAKGLYMLATSKEEYSVILLGLDNAGKTTFHEQVKNLFNPGGDAPSSAKPIKTVPTVGQNVSTITLPDMYMKIWDVGGQHSLRKLWQSYYTSCHAIVFIIDSTDIGDGILKAENGEAHNAAGAAGGGTGGGGAAGGGMTAEEIAAAAAGDMNGRLDECRLVLEDVLQSEDTEGVPLLVLANKQDREDCVEVVRIKEGLVKRVFEGEKADSIRDSRVLPVSAMKGTGVKEAVDWLRSRVKLNKESRPPVMR, via the exons ATGTATCACCTAGCTAAAGGACTGTACATGCTTGCGACCAGCAAGGAAG AGTATTCGGTGATATTACTCGGGCTCGACAATGCGGGCAAGACTACGTTCCACGAGCAGGTCAAGAACCTCTTCAACCCTGGCGGCGATGCGCCCTCCTCGGCCAAGCCCATAAAGACGGTGCCCACTGTGGGCCAAAACGTGTCGACCATCACGCTGCCCGACATGTATATGAAGATCTGGGACGTGGGCGGGCAGCACAGCCTGCGTAAGCTGTGGCAAAGCTACTACACGAGCTGCCACGCCATAGTCTTCATCATTGACAGCACCGACATCGGAGACGGGATCCTCAAGGCCGAGAACGGCGAGGCGCACAACGCCGCGGGCGCTGCGGGGGGTGGCActggaggtggtggtgctgccgGCGGCGGAATGACTGCTGAGGAGATTgcggccgctgccgccggggACATGAATGGGAGGTTGGATGAGTGCCGCCTGGTGCTCGAGGATGTGCTGCAAAGCGAGGACACGGAGGGCGTCCCGCTGCTCGTCCTGGCAAACAAGCAGGACAGGGAGGACTGTGTCGAGGTGGTCAGGATCAAGGAGGGGCTGGTCAAGAGGGTGTTTGAGGGCGAAAAGGCCGACAGCATCCGCGACTCGCGTGTTCTACCCGTCTCGGCCATGAAGGGGACAGGAGTCAAGGAGGCTGTGGACTGGTTGAGGTCCAGAGTGAAGCTCAACAAGGAGAGCAGACCGCCTGTAATGAGGTGA
- a CDS encoding dolichol-phosphate mannosyltransferase, whose amino-acid sequence MSTPFPVLVHPFKSPVPRQCAYESGSTTAKNALICIGGLGDGPHTLRYVRTISQRLEKEASLSYSVFEVRLSSAFDGFGTKRLSDDVAEISALVQYLRGIGREKIVLMGHSTGTQDCMEYTNYGRHNSAPVDGFIMQGTVSDREAFGPLVDKKELDQIISQAATLIRAGEENEMMPRNNPVSEVFGAPLTAYRLNSLLSPGGEDDFFSSDLTDDKIASFWANFRKPALVLPSGEDEHVPKSIDVEALLGRWKKLAPAGVISELSGLIPGASHTVRDPGAQEWMCDRIVQFLRNLETSHEVKL is encoded by the exons ATGTCGACGCCCTTCCCTGTTCTGGTACACCCTTTCAAATCACCCGTGCCAAGGCAGTGTGCATACGAGTCGGGCTCAACTACAGCCAAGAACGCCCTGATATGCATCGGTGGCCTTGGTGATGGCCCGCACACGCTCAGATATGTGCGGACGATTTCACAGCGGCTGGAAAAGGAGGCTTCCCTGAGCTACTCGGTCTTTGAGGTCCGCCTGTCCAGCGCCTTTGACGGCTTCGGCACCAAACGTCTCAGCGATGACGTAGCTGAGATCTCTGCTCTTGTCCAATAtcttcgtggtattggcagAGAAAAGATTGTCCTGATGGGACACTCTACGGGGACGCAG GACTGCATGGAGTATACAAACTACGGCAGGCATAACAGTGCCCCTGTGGATGGCTTCATAATGCAGGGAACCGTTTCCGACAGGGAGGCATTTGGACCTTTGGTCGACAAGAAGGAACTTGACCAAATTATCTCCCAGGCTGCGACGCTTATTCGTGCTGGTGAAGAAAATGAAATGATGCCGCGAAACAACCCAGTATCTGAGGTTTTCGGAGCTCCACTCACGGCATATCGGCTTAATTCGCTGTTAAGCCCCGG TGGCGAAGACGACTTCTTTTCATCGGATCTTACAGACGACAAGATTGCCTCCTTCTGGGCCAACTTCCGGAAGCCCGCACTGGTACTGCCATCCGGTGAAGACGAGCATGTGCCCAAGTCTATTGATGTAGAGGCTCTCCTCGGCCGGTGGAAGAAGCTAGCTCCGGCCGGAGTAATCAGTGAGCTATCTGGTCTGATACCAGGCGCCTCTCATACCGTCAGAGACCCAGGCGCGCAAGAATGGATGTGTGACAGGATTGTCCAGTTCCTCCGCAATCTTGAAACCAGCCATGAAGTCAAGCTTTGA
- a CDS encoding retinol dehydrogenase 8 codes for MDSKATFTNEGAPSEAGSVGNTVISASAKPMKLQLPASCDPPPPQGPTKELVWIVFGGTGHMGRSLVKCALSHGDSVTTVGKRFESTPEDMVQQHERCMGALCDVRIRETVERVVERTIERFGRVDVIANCSGYGVIGACEDQDEHEIRNQFETNFMGTLHIIQASLPYFRQQAAGRYLIFSSTAGALGVPGLGPYCSTKYAVEGLIEAMLYEIDSFNLKATLVEPGLVRRDEPDSQTNPLPTWGHFLIRPASDPYLDPTSPALHAMRMVQWLGDRQPTSAVKCAELVWQLGHCSYPPLRLLLGNYAIESIRDRLRSVTEELEDWKHLNFPAPPDVSDTQENDQEKNERTDTDKDGDKAGGSMEEKMDDAVEDRLDAMDEEMVDFPG; via the exons ATGGATTCAAAGGCGACATTCACAAATGAGGGAGCTCCCTCAGAGGCAGGGAGTGTGGGAAACACAGTCATTTCAGCCTCGGCAAAGCCGATGAAACTCCAATTGCCAGCAAGCTGTGACCCGCCACCGCCTCAAGGTCCAACTAAGGAGCTTGTTTGGATT GTGTTCGGGGGCACCGGCCACATGGGCCGATCGCTCGTCAAATGCGCACTATCGCACGGCGACAGCGTCACTACCGTCGGGAAGAGGTTCGAGTCCACTCCGGAGGATATGGTGCAGCAACACGAGAGATGCATGGGAGCACTCTGTGACGTGCGCATCCGCGAAACCGTTGAACGCGTTGTCGAGAGGACAATTGAGCGTTTTGGCCGGGTGGACGTCATTGCAAACTGCTCCGGTTACGGTGTCATTGGGGCCTGTGAGGACCAGGATGAACATGAAATTCGGAATCAGTTCGAGACCAACTTCATGGGAACACTGCACATAATCCAGGCCAGCCTCCCTTACTTTCGCCAGCAGGCTGCTGGTCGGTATTTGATATTTAGCTCTACTGCCGGTGCCCTGGGTGTGCCGGGCCTGGGCCCCTACTGCTCGACCAAGTATGCCGTCGAGGGCCTGATCGAAGCGATGCTCTACGAGATCGACTCATTCAATTTGAAGGCCACCTTGGTCGAGCCGGGTCTCGTGAGGCGTGATGAGCCAGACTCACAAACAAATCCTCTTCCTACTTGGGGTCATTTTCTGATCCGTCCGGCGAGCGATCCGTATCTGGATCCCACATCACCAGCGCTCCATGCGATGCGCATGGTGCAGTGGCTCGGGGACAGACAGCCCACAAGCGCCGTCAAGTGCGCCGAACTCGTCTGGCAACTGGGCCACTGTTCATATCCACCCCTACGCCTACTCCTTGGAAACTACGCAATCGAAAGTATTCGCGACCGCTTGCGGTCGGTGACAGAGGAGCTCGAGGACTGGAAGCACCTCAACTTCCCAGCACCACCTGACGTTTCGGATACGCAGGAGAatgaccaagaaaaaaacgaaagGACCGACACAGATAAGGATGGTGACAAGGCTGGAGGAAGTATGGAAGAGAAGATGGATGATGCTGTGGAGGATCGACTTGATGCGATGGACGAGGAGATGGTAGATTTCCCCGGTTAG